Proteins from a single region of Candidatus Parcubacteria bacterium:
- a CDS encoding glycosyltransferase family 1 protein (Derived by automated computational analysis using gene prediction method: Protein Homology. GO_function: GO:0016757 - glycosyltransferase activity [Evidence IEA]), whose amino-acid sequence MLIGIDASRANRQKKTGTEWYSFYLIRELARLDRHNRYRLYLDQIPTAELKAIVAEAPNFEFRVLSWPLTSFWTLGRLSLEMLFRRPDVLFVPAHGIPLIHPRRTINTIHDIAFAREEAVYRPEAPKARSAKRRNFIKFLVKVFSGGRYQGTSLDYLFWSTIFSLRHSETIITVSDFTKQEILECFPFADPGKIKVIHNGFASELYEPNGGTNSEADRCLDSYGITRPYFLYVGRLEKKKNTVALVEALAFLREEYPEIKEKLVLIGNASYGYDEVKYVIEEFDLEREVIMPGWVKENELPLIFQQATAFIFPTKHEGFGIPVLQALASGVPTAVSDISVLREVAGEAVRYFNHLDYTEIAEAMAELVLNKELRAELKERGFRQAKKFCWYRCATETLALLENKK is encoded by the coding sequence TTATCTAATCAGAGAGCTCGCCCGTCTTGATCGTCATAACCGTTATCGCCTTTATTTGGATCAGATTCCGACGGCGGAGTTAAAGGCGATCGTCGCCGAGGCGCCTAATTTTGAGTTTCGGGTTTTGTCTTGGCCACTCACTTCTTTTTGGACTCTAGGGCGTTTGTCTTTAGAGATGTTATTTCGTCGTCCCGATGTTTTATTTGTTCCCGCCCACGGGATTCCCTTAATTCATCCGCGCCGCACGATTAATACTATTCATGATATTGCCTTTGCTCGCGAAGAGGCTGTTTATCGTCCGGAAGCGCCGAAAGCGCGCAGTGCCAAGCGCCGTAATTTTATTAAGTTTTTGGTTAAAGTTTTTAGCGGCGGTCGTTACCAGGGCACGAGCTTGGATTATCTTTTTTGGTCCACGATTTTTTCCTTGCGCCACTCGGAAACAATTATCACTGTTTCTGATTTTACTAAGCAAGAAATTTTAGAATGTTTTCCTTTCGCTGACCCAGGAAAAATTAAAGTTATTCATAACGGCTTTGCTTCAGAGTTATACGAACCCAACGGCGGCACGAATTCCGAAGCCGATCGTTGTTTGGATAGTTACGGTATTACCCGCCCCTATTTTTTATATGTCGGCCGCTTGGAAAAAAAGAAAAATACGGTCGCCTTAGTTGAGGCGCTTGCCTTTTTAAGAGAAGAGTATCCGGAAATTAAAGAAAAATTAGTTTTAATTGGTAATGCCAGTTATGGCTACGACGAGGTTAAGTATGTTATTGAGGAATTTGATTTAGAGCGCGAGGTGATTATGCCGGGCTGGGTTAAAGAAAATGAGCTACCGTTAATTTTTCAGCAGGCGACCGCTTTTATTTTTCCCACTAAACACGAAGGCTTTGGTATTCCGGTTTTGCAAGCTTTGGCTTCAGGAGTGCCGACGGCCGTTTCCGATATCTCTGTTTTAAGGGAGGTGGCCGGTGAGGCGGTTCGTTATTTTAATCACCTTGATTATACCGAGATTGCCGAGGCGATGGCGGAGTTAGTTTTAAATAAAGAATTACGAGCGGAGTTAAAAGAGCGCGGATTTCGTCAAGCCAAGAAATTTTGCTGGTATCGCTGTGCGACCGAAACTTTGGCTCTTCTCGAAAATAAAAAATAG
- a CDS encoding DUF2304 domain-containing protein (Derived by automated computational analysis using gene prediction method: Protein Homology.) codes for MFFSWQQLLALIIITFFTTQLFKQKRRKRINGSEFILWLIFWSTSGLAIIFLKPLDRLTATLGLSASGINILFYLATLTLFYLVFKMRLHLVRLEQDLTSLARREALRGARSQTNRATPRDSDSK; via the coding sequence ATGTTTTTTTCCTGGCAACAATTGCTCGCTTTAATCATTATCACTTTTTTCACGACCCAACTTTTTAAACAAAAACGTCGTAAAAGAATCAATGGCAGCGAATTCATCCTCTGGTTAATTTTTTGGAGCACCTCCGGTCTGGCCATTATTTTCCTAAAGCCGCTTGACCGTTTGACTGCCACCCTAGGCTTAAGCGCCAGTGGTATCAATATCTTGTTTTATCTCGCGACCTTAACCCTCTTTTACTTAGTCTTTAAAATGCGTCTCCATTTAGTTAGATTAGAACAGGATCTAACATCTTTAGCGCGTCGAGAGGCTTTAAGAGGAGCACGATCGCAGACAAACAGAGCGACACCAAGAGATTCTGATTCAAAATAA
- a CDS encoding glycosyltransferase family 2 protein (Derived by automated computational analysis using gene prediction method: Protein Homology. GO_function: GO:0016757 - glycosyltransferase activity [Evidence IEA]) has product MKIACVIPAYNEAKNIAAVLEKVYPLVDELIVVDDHSHDKTSAIALNYPVTVIRHPINRGQGAALETGNQYALKNGADIIVHFDADDQFKSEEIPVVLAPLLNDEADAVFGSRFLGHANFPPLKRYLIMPLARQINRWLGVRTTDPQSGFRALKREIWEQITITNRGMAHCTEILFKTVKTGCRLKEVPIDVTYHHFGQKISGGFRIIKDLLLQKFSN; this is encoded by the coding sequence ATGAAAATTGCTTGTGTCATTCCCGCCTATAATGAGGCGAAAAATATCGCAGCCGTTTTAGAAAAAGTCTACCCCTTAGTTGACGAGTTGATTGTAGTTGACGACCACTCACATGACAAAACCAGCGCCATTGCTCTAAATTATCCGGTGACGGTGATTCGCCACCCGATTAATCGCGGTCAAGGAGCAGCTCTAGAGACCGGCAACCAGTACGCCCTAAAAAATGGCGCCGACATTATTGTTCATTTTGACGCTGATGATCAATTTAAGAGCGAAGAAATACCGGTAGTTTTAGCGCCCCTCTTAAATGATGAAGCGGACGCCGTTTTTGGTTCTCGTTTTTTAGGACATGCTAATTTTCCACCCTTAAAGCGTTATTTGATTATGCCGCTGGCCCGCCAAATAAACCGCTGGCTCGGAGTAAGGACAACGGACCCTCAGAGTGGTTTTCGCGCTCTTAAAAGAGAGATTTGGGAACAGATAACAATTACTAATCGAGGAATGGCTCATTGCACCGAGATTCTTTTTAAAACCGTTAAAACCGGCTGCCGTCTAAAAGAAGTGCCAATTGACGTAACTTATCATCACTTTGGTCAAAAAATTAGCGGAGGCTTTAGAATTATTAAAGATCTGCTCTTACAAAAATTTTCTAACTAA
- a CDS encoding glycosyltransferase (Derived by automated computational analysis using gene prediction method: Protein Homology. GO_function: GO:0016757 - glycosyltransferase activity [Evidence IEA]), which translates to MKILLLNNLFTPYERGGAERIVDLSAQEFRAAGHTVRIVCTYPKKARRPAEELAEVFYLPSNYYHLGEKNFVYRLFWQFGNLFNNAQKKRLEQIINQEKPDLVIAHNLMGLGGLTPGLIKKAGAKFILTLHDIQWLHPSGLLYWGQEKIIKHPPAKIYQRLGQRLLKRGPEDMRVVAPSKWLLDLYQEQGFFKDQKCFVTPNPLVKSFTPTSERKKQFLFIGQAGHHKGLDLFIGAAEKFPDYNFVVIGEHKNTQATSNVKFLGRQTSAAVNLELAQSLALIVPSRCYENSPTVIYEAHQTKTPVIAAALGGIPELIERWGGLLFEPDNLESLLATLNDFIKNGAPLQTAPPPPAYGEQILNLVFS; encoded by the coding sequence ATGAAAATTTTATTGCTCAATAATTTATTTACACCTTACGAGCGCGGCGGGGCCGAGCGCATTGTTGATTTGAGCGCCCAAGAATTTAGAGCTGCTGGCCACACAGTAAGGATTGTTTGCACCTATCCGAAAAAGGCGCGCCGCCCGGCGGAAGAATTAGCTGAGGTTTTTTATTTGCCTTCAAATTATTATCACTTGGGTGAAAAGAACTTTGTTTACCGTTTATTTTGGCAATTCGGAAACTTATTTAATAACGCGCAGAAAAAACGCTTAGAACAAATTATTAACCAAGAAAAACCGGATTTAGTGATTGCTCACAATTTAATGGGCTTAGGCGGACTAACGCCCGGCTTAATTAAAAAAGCGGGCGCGAAATTCATTTTAACTCTCCACGACATTCAGTGGCTCCACCCTTCAGGCTTACTTTATTGGGGGCAAGAAAAAATTATCAAGCACCCGCCGGCAAAAATTTATCAAAGACTAGGGCAACGATTATTAAAACGCGGCCCAGAAGATATGCGCGTGGTCGCTCCCTCAAAATGGCTCTTGGACCTTTACCAAGAACAAGGTTTTTTTAAAGACCAAAAATGTTTCGTCACCCCCAATCCTTTGGTAAAAAGTTTCACACCGACTTCAGAAAGAAAGAAACAATTTTTATTCATTGGCCAGGCCGGCCATCATAAAGGTTTAGATTTATTTATCGGCGCCGCCGAAAAATTTCCGGATTATAATTTTGTTGTCATCGGCGAACACAAAAACACCCAGGCAACCAGCAATGTTAAATTTTTAGGGCGGCAAACTAGTGCGGCCGTGAATTTAGAATTGGCTCAAAGTCTAGCTTTAATTGTTCCATCGCGCTGTTATGAAAATTCACCAACGGTTATTTATGAAGCCCACCAAACCAAGACCCCGGTGATTGCCGCCGCTTTAGGCGGTATTCCGGAACTGATTGAGCGTTGGGGCGGTCTCCTTTTTGAGCCTGATAATTTGGAGAGTTTACTAGCAACCCTAAACGATTTTATTAAAAACGGGGCACCTCTTCAGACGGCCCCGCCTCCACCAGCTTACGGTGAACAAATTTTAAATTTAGTTTTTAGTTGA
- a CDS encoding glycosyltransferase (Derived by automated computational analysis using gene prediction method: Protein Homology. GO_function: GO:0016757 - glycosyltransferase activity [Evidence IEA]) translates to MKIAQVVCAYPPYPGGIGQVAARFGKLLAADHDLTTFTLTPLSGPKNNEEPNLVYLNPKIRAGHGGLTISLLWRLRKYEAIFLHYPFFSADIIIYLFLLVNPQKKLFVHYHMDTENLDFCFKFLSWPSRLVRKKLFARATKVSAASLDYLSHSQIAPLLKRWPEKFITLPFGLDAEAYRPKLPDENDELTTKGKEIVDFVNHNFIKRGRVNLLFVGGLDSAHYFKGLNILLPALTKLRLKNWQLTIVGDGDRRADYERQGAELNLSRRLKFVGRLPEEELIRTYQDSDLFILPSINSHEAFGLVLTEAMACGVPVIASDLPGVRTVFRPEVDGLLVKPQDVDDLAAKIAALIGNEPRRRAYGQAARAYALDNYSLETTKRLLKEMFS, encoded by the coding sequence ATGAAAATTGCACAAGTGGTTTGCGCTTACCCTCCCTACCCCGGCGGCATCGGCCAAGTTGCCGCCCGCTTTGGGAAACTACTGGCCGCCGACCACGATCTAACAACTTTTACTCTCACCCCCTTGTCTGGTCCCAAAAATAATGAGGAGCCTAATTTGGTTTACTTAAATCCTAAAATTAGAGCCGGTCATGGTGGCCTGACGATTTCCCTGCTCTGGCGACTGAGAAAATATGAAGCGATTTTTTTACACTATCCTTTTTTTAGCGCCGATATAATTATTTATTTATTTTTATTAGTTAATCCCCAGAAAAAATTATTCGTCCATTATCATATGGATACCGAGAATTTAGATTTTTGTTTTAAGTTTTTATCTTGGCCCAGTCGCCTTGTCCGAAAAAAATTATTCGCCCGCGCCACTAAGGTCTCCGCCGCCAGCCTTGATTATTTAAGCCACAGCCAAATCGCCCCCTTACTAAAACGCTGGCCGGAAAAATTTATCACCCTGCCCTTTGGCCTCGATGCTGAGGCTTATCGCCCCAAACTACCAGACGAGAATGATGAGCTTACAACTAAAGGCAAAGAGATTGTGGATTTTGTTAATCACAACTTTATTAAACGCGGTCGTGTTAATTTACTGTTTGTCGGCGGCTTAGATAGCGCCCATTATTTTAAAGGATTAAACATTTTGTTGCCGGCTCTTACCAAGCTCCGTTTAAAAAATTGGCAATTGACTATTGTCGGTGACGGCGACCGGCGCGCTGATTACGAAAGGCAAGGCGCCGAATTAAATTTAAGTCGGCGCCTAAAATTTGTCGGGCGCTTACCGGAAGAAGAATTAATTCGCACTTATCAAGATAGTGATTTATTCATTCTCCCTTCAATCAATAGTCATGAGGCTTTCGGTTTAGTTTTAACCGAAGCCATGGCTTGCGGCGTCCCAGTCATCGCTTCTGATCTACCGGGAGTACGCACTGTTTTCCGTCCCGAAGTTGATGGCCTTCTCGTAAAACCCCAAGATGTTGATGATCTAGCGGCTAAAATAGCGGCTTTAATCGGCAATGAACCCCGGCGCCGCGCTTATGGTCAGGCGGCCCGGGCCTATGCGCTGGATAACTATTCTCTAGAAACGACTAAGCGCCTTTTAAAAGAAATGTTTTCATGA
- a CDS encoding NAD-dependent epimerase/dehydratase family protein (Derived by automated computational analysis using gene prediction method: Protein Homology. GO_function: GO:0003824 - catalytic activity [Evidence IEA]), translating to MSKQVIFDKKNVLVAGGAGFIGSHLCDELVKTCKVICVDNFISGQQRNIDHLLANPDFIFINHDLAEPLNLAEIKILERFKIKFQGLQEIYNLACPLSPRNFLENRLEILKANSLVVYNLLELAVANKAKFIQFSSSVVYGGRDINNIGRKVRETELGVINQLSSRAAYDEGKRFAETMVDSYREMHNLDTKIVRLFRIYGPRMTLDDDQLIPDLVYSAIKNKPLVIFGDENFSSSFCYVDDAIDAVVKMAASNLSGPINIGSDVDVNVTDLAQLIIKETESESAIAYSESKLFLTELLLPDIYQARNNLAWMPVVTLENGIKKTIISLQSASRTQGFEG from the coding sequence ATGTCCAAGCAGGTAATCTTTGATAAAAAAAATGTTTTGGTGGCTGGCGGCGCCGGTTTTATCGGCTCGCATCTTTGTGACGAGCTAGTGAAGACCTGTAAAGTTATTTGCGTTGATAATTTTATTTCCGGCCAACAAAGAAATATTGACCACCTCCTCGCTAATCCCGATTTTATTTTTATTAATCATGATCTCGCGGAACCTTTAAATCTCGCCGAGATTAAAATTCTAGAACGCTTCAAGATAAAATTTCAGGGTCTTCAAGAAATCTATAATTTAGCTTGCCCACTGTCGCCTCGTAATTTTTTAGAAAATCGTTTGGAAATTTTGAAAGCTAACTCTTTGGTTGTCTATAATTTATTAGAGTTAGCAGTCGCCAATAAAGCTAAGTTTATCCAATTTTCCTCTTCGGTTGTCTATGGCGGTCGAGATATTAATAATATTGGGCGCAAGGTGCGCGAAACTGAGCTGGGTGTTATCAATCAGTTATCATCGCGGGCCGCTTATGATGAAGGGAAGCGCTTTGCTGAAACCATGGTTGACTCTTATCGCGAGATGCATAACTTAGATACCAAAATTGTTCGCCTCTTTAGAATCTATGGTCCGCGCATGACTTTAGATGATGACCAGCTAATTCCGGATTTGGTTTATTCGGCTATTAAAAATAAACCTTTAGTAATTTTTGGTGATGAAAATTTTTCTTCCTCTTTTTGTTACGTTGATGATGCTATTGATGCCGTTGTTAAAATGGCCGCTTCTAATTTAAGTGGACCAATAAATATCGGCTCCGATGTTGATGTTAATGTCACCGACTTGGCTCAACTGATTATTAAAGAAACCGAGTCAGAATCGGCGATTGCCTATTCGGAGAGTAAATTATTTTTAACCGAATTATTGTTGCCCGATATTTATCAAGCGCGTAATAATCTCGCTTGGATGCCGGTCGTTACTTTGGAAAATGGCATTAAAAAAACCATCATTTCTTTGCAGTCCGCGAGCCGAACACAAGGATTTGAGGGTTAA
- a CDS encoding ATPase, T2SS/T4P/T4SS family (Derived by automated computational analysis using gene prediction method: Protein Homology.) encodes MTNKSLKKISRYARQHQLTAVAIAPEGGRQVLRGENNRRPYRLVIEPNFADDLGAAYRRLLDLAPDDLVSNAYLKDDFGPMRLSIIPEAGGEKIILQFINDPSGPTRLSRLGLVRESRVQIKEFLKRRRGLVVIFSDHHQGKTTTLQALVRELVSDKSAGAILEKYPETKIDRVSIFRERNKRKQSLEKIKKQDYDWLAIDDADTELLTAALTAAAEGRLVLAASHSNQPAQAAAQLKKIAPADLALLIIYQELKDKNCPHCLMARPAQHYQGLLDRYWPSEKSYRPSKFFHSRGCSYCQHSGIYGQTAVFALEESKGGKTKWSAALSTDLIIKAANALIAPQTEL; translated from the coding sequence ATGACTAATAAGAGCTTAAAAAAAATTAGCCGTTACGCGCGCCAGCACCAATTAACGGCGGTCGCGATTGCACCCGAGGGCGGTCGCCAGGTTTTGCGCGGCGAAAATAATCGTCGCCCTTACCGCTTAGTGATTGAGCCTAATTTTGCTGACGATTTAGGCGCGGCTTATCGGCGCCTGCTCGATCTGGCACCCGACGATTTAGTTAGTAATGCCTATTTAAAAGATGATTTTGGCCCCATGCGTCTGTCAATTATTCCTGAAGCGGGCGGCGAAAAAATCATTCTCCAATTTATTAACGATCCGTCGGGTCCCACTCGTTTAAGTCGGCTTGGTTTAGTAAGAGAGTCTCGGGTACAGATTAAAGAATTCTTGAAACGTCGCCGCGGTTTAGTTGTCATTTTCAGCGACCATCACCAGGGAAAAACGACGACCTTACAAGCGCTGGTCCGTGAACTCGTTAGCGATAAAAGTGCCGGCGCGATTTTAGAAAAATATCCCGAAACAAAAATTGATCGGGTGAGTATTTTTCGCGAGCGCAACAAGCGGAAACAAAGTTTAGAAAAAATTAAGAAACAAGATTACGACTGGCTAGCAATTGACGATGCCGACACCGAGTTATTGACAGCAGCGCTCACGGCCGCGGCCGAAGGACGTTTAGTTTTAGCCGCCAGTCACTCTAATCAACCGGCTCAAGCGGCCGCACAATTAAAGAAGATAGCTCCGGCCGATTTAGCTTTACTAATAATTTATCAAGAACTAAAAGATAAGAATTGCCCTCATTGTTTAATGGCTCGCCCGGCGCAGCACTACCAAGGATTACTAGACCGCTATTGGCCATCGGAAAAAAGTTATCGACCCAGTAAATTTTTTCACAGCCGCGGTTGTTCTTATTGTCAACATTCCGGCATTTACGGTCAAACCGCCGTTTTCGCTCTTGAGGAGTCAAAAGGTGGCAAGACCAAGTGGAGTGCCGCTTTAAGTACCGATTTAATTATTAAGGCGGCCAATGCTTTGATCGCTCCTCAAACTGAACTATGA
- a CDS encoding S8 family peptidase (Derived by automated computational analysis using gene prediction method: Protein Homology. GO_function: GO:0008236 - serine-type peptidase activity [Evidence IEA]; GO_process: GO:0006508 - proteolysis [Evidence IEA]): MRTAKIIPLFLIITFLFPLKTSARLLPDDPFYSRQWYLAKVKADEAWTIVSGAPDITVAVIDAGVDVDHPDLKGNIWVNEREIPDNNIDDDGNGFIDDVYGWDFVNDLPDPSPKFESGWTEAGVSHGTIIAGIIGARGNNNQGVTGLAWRTNIMPLRVLNDRGEGRVSAVVRAIDYAIRNGADIINLSFVTYNYNDSLADAIERAYEAGIIVVAAAGNDQAAGDGRNTAKNPIYPACMDGSRWKNMVVGVAATDALDQKTPFSGYGADCIDITAPGISFFSTITPGSNPEAASPYYDGYWSGTSMATAVVSGVMALTAQANPNLSRADVVGLVLGSADPIALLNPDYPGQLGFGRVNAAAAVTAARQLMYDHVNLLLLTPYSGQEEILVASLDGATSTPFQTPTSQGSSAATGDLFGDGKIKIVTANGPGAEPWVRVYDQKGKLLKEFLAYNQNFKGGVRLAVGDYDLDGQAEIITVPGPGGGPHVRIFDGFGQVERQFFADGLYDRGGLSVALGDVDGNHHPELIIGLGEGREPIVKIFNNQAKLEAAFYVYPPDYRGGVNVAAASLYGRQNGQHDSIIVAPAGNYQPQVRIFDNYGRLQQKFLAYNSNWRGGVSLAAGDVSNDGIAEIITGAQAGGVAHARVFDRAGSLVSSFYAYPETFTGGVNVNLIRFNN, translated from the coding sequence ATGCGCACCGCAAAAATAATCCCTCTATTTTTAATAATTACTTTTCTCTTTCCACTTAAGACTTCAGCGCGACTATTGCCTGATGATCCTTTTTATTCCCGGCAATGGTATTTGGCAAAAGTTAAGGCTGATGAAGCCTGGACCATTGTTTCTGGTGCCCCCGATATTACCGTAGCGGTTATTGATGCCGGCGTTGATGTTGACCATCCTGATCTCAAAGGGAATATTTGGGTTAATGAGCGTGAGATTCCTGATAATAATATTGATGATGACGGCAATGGTTTTATTGATGATGTTTATGGTTGGGATTTTGTCAATGATTTACCTGACCCCTCGCCGAAATTTGAATCCGGCTGGACGGAGGCCGGTGTCTCCCACGGCACCATTATTGCCGGTATTATTGGTGCTCGTGGTAATAATAATCAGGGTGTTACTGGTTTAGCTTGGCGAACCAACATTATGCCTTTACGGGTTTTAAATGATCGCGGTGAAGGGCGCGTAAGCGCGGTCGTTCGAGCAATTGATTATGCGATTAGAAATGGCGCCGATATTATTAATTTAAGTTTTGTTACCTACAACTATAACGATTCTTTAGCGGACGCGATTGAGCGCGCTTACGAGGCCGGAATTATTGTGGTCGCGGCGGCCGGTAATGATCAAGCGGCTGGCGATGGTCGCAACACTGCTAAGAACCCAATTTATCCAGCCTGTATGGATGGTAGTCGCTGGAAGAATATGGTGGTTGGAGTCGCGGCTACCGATGCTTTGGATCAGAAGACACCTTTTTCTGGTTACGGTGCAGATTGTATTGATATTACGGCTCCTGGTATTAGTTTTTTTAGCACGATCACTCCCGGCAGCAACCCTGAAGCCGCTAGTCCTTACTATGATGGTTACTGGTCAGGAACGAGCATGGCGACAGCCGTTGTTTCCGGAGTGATGGCTTTAACAGCTCAAGCTAATCCTAACCTGAGTCGCGCTGATGTGGTTGGTTTAGTTTTGGGTTCGGCGGATCCAATTGCTTTATTAAATCCGGATTATCCTGGGCAGCTAGGTTTTGGTCGCGTTAATGCGGCCGCAGCGGTAACAGCCGCCCGACAATTAATGTACGATCACGTTAATCTTTTGTTACTAACCCCTTATAGCGGTCAGGAAGAAATTTTGGTGGCCAGTTTAGACGGCGCGACCAGCACTCCTTTTCAAACTCCAACCAGTCAAGGCTCAAGTGCAGCTACCGGCGATCTTTTTGGTGATGGCAAAATTAAGATAGTTACCGCTAATGGACCGGGGGCGGAACCCTGGGTGCGCGTTTATGATCAAAAAGGCAAACTTTTAAAAGAATTTTTAGCTTACAATCAAAACTTTAAGGGCGGCGTGCGTCTGGCGGTTGGCGATTATGATCTTGATGGTCAGGCAGAGATTATTACGGTTCCGGGTCCAGGCGGCGGTCCTCACGTGCGAATCTTTGACGGTTTCGGTCAGGTGGAGAGGCAATTTTTTGCCGACGGTCTTTATGACCGTGGTGGCTTAAGCGTAGCCTTAGGTGACGTCGATGGCAATCATCATCCGGAATTAATTATTGGCTTAGGTGAGGGGCGAGAGCCAATTGTTAAGATTTTTAATAATCAGGCTAAGTTGGAGGCGGCCTTCTATGTTTATCCCCCCGATTATCGTGGCGGCGTCAATGTCGCGGCGGCTTCACTTTACGGCCGTCAAAATGGCCAACACGATAGTATTATTGTGGCCCCGGCCGGCAACTATCAACCCCAGGTGAGAATTTTTGATAACTATGGTCGTCTACAACAAAAATTTCTCGCTTATAATTCTAATTGGCGTGGTGGTGTGAGTTTAGCCGCTGGTGATGTTTCCAACGATGGTATTGCCGAGATTATTACCGGTGCTCAGGCGGGAGGCGTAGCTCATGCTCGGGTTTTTGACCGCGCCGGCAGTTTAGTGTCCTCTTTCTACGCTTATCCGGAAACTTTTACCGGCGGTGTTAATGTGAACTTAATTCGTTTTAATAATTAA